In a genomic window of Salminus brasiliensis chromosome 12, fSalBra1.hap2, whole genome shotgun sequence:
- the ints10 gene encoding integrator complex subunit 10 isoform X1: MSAQGDCDFLVKRARELVTEDPWAAKAWLITARTLYPTDFSIQYEMYIIERNAERTASAGRLLYDIFINFPDQPVVWREITVITAALRNDSQDKHAQFLKGVFETLPGAVQCQMLLKATEQCFNTLEKAEMLLLLLKRFPESVVQHGVSLGESLLEAENVEDLDTPVNCFRKLFVCDVLPLIINNMEMRLPASLLHKYMHKAAEFYIGYVTRGPSADAQLQTSPEVTGLKSPGMGRGQRYVIDGLSEKSSVVTEPWERLLEIVSVVGARCEWQGEKGSRTYSELLQRVKELCRYLPGLEGETLSRCCSQIVTCSTLVLFRSAHFYISTVQPSLFQGHSALGLAPWVLLEDLSGVFSDIEVERSSGKHAHKKRKLADGREKTMSSDDEDALGKGRGRHIQVNKTEMPGWAETLEHFRTARESWDLLHSHDALESEFNKICVTWKTESWLWFRIFLTDMIIYQGQYRKALSSLVQMSALQPQQNQNSLAAASNLETHRALIQQASCHYALGEHRLACEKVLEVVSGLVPQNQEPTKPSEEQGRVRNKARKGNDLRLIPCTSKDVLPFCLQLMLACFKLRAFSDSSRDDLALGHVIVLLQHDWPQGEVLFLKAVDKICDHGSFQYENFFNYVTNIDMLEEFAYLRTTEGGRVQLELLPNQGMLIKNPSPALGVELNTLLLPGAQKADRHHTVTRGITKGVKEDFRLAMERQVSRCGENLLSVLHRFCINEKIILIQSLP, encoded by the exons ATGTCCGCGCAGGGCGACTGCGATTTCTTAGTGAAACGGGCTCGTGAGCTCGTGACTGAGGACCCGTGGGCTGCTAAAGCCTGGCTGATCACCGCGCGGACCCTCTACCCCACCGATTTCAGCATACAG TATGAGATGTACATCATCGAGCGCAATGCGGAGAGGACCGCCTCGGCGGGCAGACTGCTCTACGACAT ATTCATCAATTTCCCCGATCAGCCGGTGGTGTGGCGGGAGATCACGGTAATCACGGCAGCTCTTCGGAACGACAGCCAGGATAAACACGCCCAGTTCCTCAAAG gtgtgttcgAGACGCTCCCAGGTGCAGTGCAGTGCCAGATGCTGCTGAAGGCCACTGAGCAGTGCTTCAACACTCTGGAGAAAGCCGAgatgcttctgctgctgctgaagagGTTCCCTGAGTCTGTAGTACAACATGGG GTCAGTTTAGGAGAGTCCCTGCTGGAGGCGGAGAACGTGGAGGACTTGGACACACCTGTCAACTGTTTCAGGAAGCTGTTTG TGTGTGATGTTCTGCCGCTGATCATCAACAACATGGAGATGCGTCTTCCGGCCAGTCTGCTGCATAAGTACATGCACAAAGCTGCTGAGTTTTACATCGGCTACGTTACACGAGGCCCCAGTGCAGACGCTCAGCTACAGA CGTCTCCGGAGGTGACCGGGCTTAAGTCTCCGGGGATGGGGCGGGGCCAGCGGTATGTGATTGATGGCCTGTCTGAGAAATCGTCAGTGGTGACCGAGCCGTGGGAGAGGCTGCTGGAGATTGTGAGTGTGGTCGGGGCACGGTGTGAGTggcagggagagaaagggagcag GACGTACTCGGAGCTGCTGCAGCGGGTGAAGGAGTTGTGCCGGTATTTGCCCGGACTGGAGGGGGAGACTCTGTCCCGCTGCTGCAGCCAGATCGTCACCTGTTCCACCCTGGTGCTGTTCCGCAGTGCCCACTTCTACATCTCTACAGTTCAGCCCTCGCTCTTTCAgg GTCATAGCGCTCTAGGTTTGGCTCCGTGGGTTCTGCTGGAGGATCTGTCGGGCGTCTTTAGCGACATAGAGGTGGAGAGGTCGAGTGGGAAGCATGCGCACAAGAAACGCAAGCTTGCTGATGGACGAGAGAAAACCATG AGTTCTGATGATGAGGATGCTCTGGGTAAGGGACGAGGAAGACACATTCAGGTGAATAAGACTGAAATGCCGGGTTGGGCGGAGACGTTAGAGCATTTCAGAACAGCAAGAGAGAGCTGGGACCTCCTACACTCCCACGATGCTCTGGAATcag AGTTCAATAAAATCTGCGTCACATGGAAGACCGAGAGCTGGCTGTGGTTCCGGATATTCCTTACCGACATGATCATATATCAG gGTCAGTATAGAAAAGCCCTGTCCAGTCTGGTGCAGATGTCTGCTCTGCAGCCCCAACAGAACCAGAACTCTCTCGCAGCAGCGTCCAACCTGGAGACACACAGAGCCTTAATACAGCAGGCATCCTGCCACTATGCACTAGGGGAGCACAGG CTGGCGTGTGAAAAGGTATTGGAGGTCGTCAGTGGTCTGGTGCCTCAGAACCAAGAGCCAACAAAGCCCAGTGAGGAGCAGGGAAGAGTCCGGAACAAGGCCAGGAAAG GCAATGACCTGAGGCTCATTCCGTGCACCAGCAAAGACGTCCTGCCCTTCTGTTTGCAGCTGATGCTGGCCTGCTTCAAg TTACGGGCGTTCTCAGACAGTAGCAGAGATGACCTGGCTCTGGGTCACGTGATCGTTCTCCTGCAGCACGATTGGCCACAGGGGGAGGTTTTGTTCCTGAAGGCTGTGGACAAAATTTGCGACCATGGGAGTTTTCAGTATGAGAATTTCTTCAACTACGTCACCA ACATCGACATGTTGGAGGAGTTTGCATATCTCCGTACAACCGAAGGGGGGCGTGTCCAACTGGAGTTGCTGCCCAATCAAGGGATGCTAATTAA GAACCCCAGCCCCGCCCTGGGGGTGGAGTTAAATACCCTGCTGCTTCCAGGGGCTCAGAAGGCTGACAG GCATCACACCGTGACCCGCGGCATCACCAAGGGGGTGAAGGAAGATTTCCGCTTAGCGATGGAGAGGCAGGTGTCTCGCTGTGGGGAAAACCTGCTCAGTGTGCTGCATCGCTTCTGCATCAACGAGAAGATCATACTCATCCAGTCGTTACCTTAA
- the klb gene encoding beta-klotho: MFKMTHVLLSPSFLLLLTTCVWDRAESLAGDGKSLWLQPLNHSDFLSETFPEGFLWGVGTSAFQTEGSWDRDGKGPSVWDHFTHSLHGGMGFNTGVATGDTASDGYSLWEQDVESVQYLGVKFYAFSLSWSRLFADGNATGRPNSVAVEHYRRLIGRLRVLGLEPVVTLFHWDLPQSLQEHLGGWKNPKMVQMFADYATFCFATFGRDVRFWITMHNPVLVALLGYGTGTHAPGVIGDPADRFIVAHNLIRAHAKSWHIYDKRFRPHQHGQISITLGSHWVEPFTATTANVELCQKSMEAVIGWFAEPIHGCGDYPRSVRVSHKELIPEFTAEEKLWVRGTADFFSLAFGPDTARGVRGQSSYGQNMMLDLRKVLVWVQKEYGDPQVLVAEGSWFTEASVGVEDTVAIYNMKMFINQVLQALVVDHVKVFGYSAWSLVDGFEWNHGYSIRRGLFYVDFSQPQRTRVPKTTAQYYRQVVKDNSFPSDGSEQEILGQFPCDFQFGVADITQQVHLRPFSPQFTDPLLYRWNFTGDGTLRPVVGVRLRTRGSQCSDFLAIQRHVRLLEITGSTHYRFGLDWPQLVPNGGISSADWKAVRYYRCMLEELQRKGIQASVTLYLPSHRSPTLGLPGPLHANGGWMNASTVEAFADYATLCYREFGSLVQLWITVNEPNRIADMYNGSMQDKERVVRNLLLAHARAWNIYHKHYRQQQGAMVSFAVHADWGEPANPFVKSHSDAVQSFMLFELGRFLDPFLKDMDHHEDTCPGCMYSSSSHLPHFSEDERAELKGALDFIALNHFTTWLVYSVQPRSGQDSTKVHAPDYALMYDPTWTTSSKRRAVVPRGLRRVLNWVKGRYGGSRPTVVTATGIDDQSSHDDLRQAYIRSYLQEALKARELDGVDLRGFYVWTLQDHHTSHFGFFTSSHLHSQPKASVAVYRELISQRGFPGAPAAVDPVTSGCERSERREACWLCSSVAENKPLLFFGTCLTVSVSVLAGVIITSVVMKSRRKRLTQATPQRLRRQQRFAVQRAAHRRSPAFLKGPFSDGLTCPRFFDIKEFGVERKHCQNFKTIRFSSAPQSTPPTPAN, from the exons ATGTTCAAGATGACCCACGTCTTGTTGTCTCCCTCGTTCCTCCTTCTCCTGACAACTTGTGTGTGGGACAGAGCTGAGAGCTTGGCTGGGGATGGGAAGAGCCTATGGCTGCAGCCGCTGAACCACAGCGACTTCCTGTCTGAAACGTTCCCCGAGGGTTTCCTCTGGGGTGTCGGGACGTCGGCGTTCCAGACCGAAGGTTCCTGGGATCGGGATGGGAAAGGGCCGTCTGTATGGGACCATTTTACCCACAGTCTCCATGGGGGAATGGGGTTTAACACCGGCGTGGCAACAGGGGACACGGCCAGTGACGGTTACTCCCTCTGGGAGCAAGACGTAGAGTCGGTTCAATATCTCGGCGTGAAGTTCTACGCCTTCTCGCTCTCCTGGTCACGACTCTTCGCAGACGGCAATGCCACGGGACGACCCAACTCCGTTGCAGTGGAGCACTACCGGCGACTGATCGGCAGGTTGAGGGTGTTGGGTCTGGAGCCTGTCGTAACCCTCTTCCACTGGGATTTGCCCCAAAGCTTGCAGGAGCATCTGGGCGGCTGGAAGAACCCAAAGATGGTGCAGATGTTTGCCGACTACGCCACGTTCTGCTTCGCGACATTCGGCAGAGACGTCCGGTTCTGGATCACGATGCACAACCCAGTCCTGGTTGCGCTTCTGGGTTACGGGACGGGGACTCACGCTCCGGGGGTGATCGGGGACCCAGCTGACCGCTTCATTGTAGCGCACAACCTCATCAGG GCTCACGCCAAATCCTGGCACATATACGACAAGCGGTTCCGCCCCCACCAGCACGGCCAAATATCGATCACACTCGGTTCCCACTGGGTGGAACCTTTCACAGCCACGACAGCCAATGTGGAGTTATGTCAGAAGTCTATGGAGGCGGTGATTGGCTGGTTTGCAGAACCCATACATGGTTGTGGGGACTACCCCAGGTCCGTGAGGGTCTCCCACAAGGAGCTCATCCCAGAGTTCACTGCAGAGGAGAAACTCTGGGTGCGTGGAACTGCAGACTTCTTCTCTTTGGCGTTTGGGCCGGATACGGCGCGTGGGGTTCGTGGCCAGTCCAGCTATGGCCAGAATATGATGCTAGACCTGAGGAAGGTTCTCGTATGGGTTCAGAAGGAGTATGGAGATCCACAGGTCTTGGTGGCCGAGGGTAGCTGGTTCACTGAAGCATCGGTAGGAGTGGAGGACACCGTAGCTATTTACAATATGAAAATGTTTATCAACCAGGTGCTTCAAG CTCTGGTTGTGGACCATGTGAAGGTGTTCGGCTACTCAGCCTGGTCTCTGGTGGATGGATTTGAGTGGAATCATGGGTACAGCATCAGAAGAGGACTCTTCTACGTAGACTTCAGTCAACCCCAACGCACCAGGGTCCCGAAGACAACAGCTCAGTACTACAGGCAGGTCGTGAAAGACAACAGCTTTCCCAGTGACGGGTCAGAACAGGAAATCCTGGGTCAGTTTCCCTGTGATTTTCAGTTTGGAGTGGCAGATATCACCCAGCAG GTACACCTACGTCCCTTTTCCCCACAGTTTACCGATCCTCTCCTGTACCGGTGGAACTTCACGGGCGATGGCACTCTCCGGCCTGTCGTTGGGGTAAGGCTTAGAACTCGAGGCTCCCAGTGCAGCGACTTCCTGGCTATTCAACGTCACGTCCGCCTACTAGAGATCACAGGCTCCACACATTACCGCTTCGGCCTGGACTGGCCCCAGCTCGTCCCAAACGGCGGCATCTCATCAGCAGACTGGAAGGCGGTGCGGTATTACCGCTGCATGCTGGAGGAACTCCAAAGAAAGGGTATCCAGGCGTCCGTCACGCTCTACCTGCCAAGCCACAGGTCACCCACACTGGGCTTGCCCGGACCACTGCATGCCAATGGTGGCTGGATGAATGCGAGCACGGTGGAGGCGTTCGCCGACTACGCCACATTGTGTTATCGGGAGTTCGGGTCACTGGTGCAACTTTGGATCACCGTTAATGAGCCAAACCGGATAGCAGACATGTATAATGGGAGTATGCAGGACAAGGAAAGAGTGGTCCGTAACCTGCTGCTGGCACATGCTCGCGCATGGAATATTTACCATAAGCATTATCGCCAACAGCAGGGGGCGATGGTGAGCTTTGCGGTGCACGCCGACTGGGGGGAACCAGCGAATCCCTTCGTGAAATCGCACAGTGATGCTGTTCAGAGCTTCATGTTGTTTGAGCTCGGACGTTTCCTCGACCCTTTCCTGAAGGACATGGACCACCATGAGGACACCTGCCCTGGATGCATGTACTCCAGCTCCTCTCATCTGCCACACTTCTCTGAGGATGAGAGGGCGGAGCTCAAAGGGGCTCTGGACTTTATTGCTCTTAACCACTTCACAACATGGCTGGTTTACTCTGTGCAGCCCCGTTCAGGGCAAGACTCCACCAAGGTCCATGCCCCTGACTACGCCCTCATGTACGACCCCACGTGGACCACCTCAAGCAAACGCCGTGCTGTAGTCCCCCGGGGCCTGCGCAGAGTCCTAAATTGGGTGAAGGGCCGCTATGGAGGCAGTCGTCCCACTGTTGTCACGGCAACAGGGATCGATGACCAGTCGTCACATGATGACCTCAGGCAGGCCTATATAAGGAGCTACCTGCAGGAAGCACTGAAGG CGCGAGAGCTGGATGGCGTGGATCTGAGAGGATTTTACGTCTGGACCCTCCAGGATCATCACACTTCTCACTTTGGCTTCTTCACTTCCTCCCACCTTCACTCCCAGCCCAAAGCGTCCGTCGCAGTTTACCGGGAGCTCATCTCCCAGCGTGGGTTTCCTGGAGCCCCTGCTGCCGTTGACCCTGTGACCTCCGGGTGCGAGCGAAGTGAGAGGAGAGAGGCCTGCTGGCTGTGTAGCAGCGTGGCTGAGAACAAGCCCCTGCTCTTCTTTGGCACGTGTCTCACAGTCAGCGTGTCCGTGCTCGCGGGAGTCATCATCACCTCGGTGGTGATGAAGAGCAGGAGGAAGAGGCTGACTCAGGCCACGCCGCAGAGGCTACGCCGACAGCAGAGGTTCGCCGTTCAGAGAGCGGCCCACAGAAGAAGCCCGGCGTTCCTGAAGGGCCCGTTTAGCGATGGACTGACCTGCCCTCGCTTCTTTGACATAAAAGAGTTTGGTGTAGAGCGTAAACACTGTCAGAACTTCAAGACTATCCGCTTCTCCTCCGCGCCTCAGTCCACTCCACCCACACCTGCAAACTGA
- the tlr1 gene encoding toll-like receptor 1, producing the protein MKALGCPCCLQGVVLASFLTSFLAMETIILDYSSRNLSAVPSDLPSSAEAVDLSQNLIQTLRKQDFYRTPSLSFLNLSWNVLADIDVDTFVSTPVLEILDLSYNRLQNLSSQTYLLQARSLRYLDLSSNMFARMTLGTEFSNLRNLRWLGLSADRIHCHDFDSISRLSLQTLLLQARTLGHYEEGSLKDVQAEKVAIVVSNTKLDQPMITDALTSFMEVELRRLDSLTDFLRKLVILQTAIETVHLHLSAVRSTWKVMTDFFNSVLMSSIHRFSVFNLTLTCMSTGSKVISGSFLDSFSVRQSSVTVFLFNQKELYDFFINMPAKNLTLAQSPIVHMTCPALVSMIQMLDLSDCALSEKVFSKGLHEECDTLTNLEMLVLKGNNLRHLMPLTSRVKLMSSLRHVDFSQNSLTYDEDQGQCSWPSTITHMDLSSNRFDQTVFKCLPNNVVNLNLQNNQITAVPANISGLDFLKVLDLTSNRLLDLPDCLGYPNLKKLVVCGNSLHVPSLAALETCPHLKVLDTSHNPFICTCPLREFTTLIDGKGMLAGPKAWTDRRITLDHWPNGYRCSYPESWRNTVLQNFSLPEITCSAGLLATTILLPAFTVVIAVGILCHQLDIPWYVGMIWKWTRAKHRAQTSKPRPEELQGVRFHAFVSYSQRNSDWVKGQLLPKLEGDDPGKIQNGLRVCHHERDFIPGKTIVHNILRSIEQSRCCVFVLSSHFVQSEWCHYELYFASHQRLTRGLDSIILILLEPLPPYLIPSKYHHLKAMMARRTYLEWPQDKAKQRLFWANLRAVLQADLPTSLERGGRE; encoded by the coding sequence ATGAAGGCTCTAGGGTGTCCCTGCTGCCTACAGGGTGTAGTGCTTGCCTCCTTCCTGACTTCCTTCTTGGCCATGGAGACAATCATCCTGGACTACTCCTCCAGAAATCTGTCTGCGGTTCCTTCGGATCTCCCTTCTTCTGCAGAAGCTGTGGATCTTTCTCAGAATCTGATTCAGACCTTGAGAAAACAGGACTTCTACAGAACACCCAGTCTCAGTTTCCTCAACCTCTCCTGGAACGTCCTAGCGGACATAGACGTGGACACATTTGTCTCAACTCCTGTGCTGGAAATACTCGATCTGTCCTACAACAGACTCCAAAACCTGTCCAGTCAGACGTACCTACTGCAAGCACGAAGCCTACGGTACCTGGACTTGTCGTCCAACATGTTTGCACGTATGACACTTGGGACCGAATTCTCCAACCTCAGGAACCTTAGGTGGCTTGGTCTGAGTGCAGACAGGATTCACTGTCATGACTTTGACAGCATTTCTCGCCTCTCTCTTCAGACTCTGCTTCTCCAAGCCCGGACTCTGGGGCACTATGAAGAGGGAAGCCTCAAAGATGTCCAAGCAGAAAAGGTTGCTATTGTGGTGTCAAACACAAAACTTGACCAACCAATGATCACTGATGCTCTAACGTCCTTTATGGAAGTAGAGCTTAGGAGGTTAGACAGTCTGACAGACTTCCTTAGAAAGCTGGTGATCCTCCAAACAGCCATTGAAACGGTTCACTTACATTTATCTGCCGTCCGGAGCACCTGGAAGGTAATGACTGACTTCTTCAACAGCGTCCTAATGTCCTCAATCCACCGATTCAGTGTGTTCAACCTTACTCTAACTTGCATGAGCACGGGCAGTAAGGTGATTTCAGGAAGCTTTCTAGATTCCTTCAGTGTCAGGCAGTCTTCAGTGACCGTGTTCCTCTTCAACCAGAAGGAGCTTTATGACTTCTTCATTAACATGCCTGCAAAGAATCTCACTTTGGCTCAGTCGCCGATTGTCCATATGACCTGCCCAGCGTTGGTTAGCATGATCCAGATGCTTGACCTGTCTGATTGCGCCCTGTCTGAAAAGGTCTTCTCCAAAGGTCTGCACGAGGAATGTGATACTTTGACGAATCTGGAGATGCTGGTCCTGAAAGGCAATAACCTTAGACATCTGATGCCATTGACATCGAGAGTTAAGCTTATGAGCTCCTTAAGACATGTTGACTTTAGCCAGAACTCACTGACCTATGACGAGGACCAGGGGCAATGTTCCTGGCCTTCTACAATCACCCACatggatttatcttcaaacagaTTTGACCAAACTGTGTTCAAGTGTTTGCCAAACAATGTAGTCAATCTCAACCTCCAGAACAATCAGATCACTGCGGTTCCTGCAAATATTTCAGGCCTGGACTTTCTCAAAGTTCTGGATCTTACTTCTAACCGTCTGCTGGATCTCCCGGACTGTCTGGGGTATCCAAACTTGAAGAAGCTGGTTGTATGTGGGAACTCCCTCCATGTGCCTTCACTAGCTGCTCTGGAGACTTGTCCACATCTGAAAGTTCTGGACACCAGTCATAATCCCTTCATCTGTACCTGTCCTTTGCGAGAGTTCACCACCCTTATTGATGGCAAAGGCATGCTGGCTGGACCAAAGGCTTGGACCGACCGCAGGATCACTTTGGATCACTGGCCGAATGGGTATCGCTGCAGTTACCCAGAGTCCTGGAGGAATACGGTGCTTCAGAACTTCAGCTTGCCTGAGATCACCTGCAGCGCTGGACTTTTGGCGACCACCATTTTGCTCCCGGCCTTCACTGTAGTCATTGCTGTGGGAATTCTTTGCCACCAGTTGGACATTCCATGGTACGTGGGAATGATCTGGAAGTGGACTCGTGCAAAGCATCGAGCACAAACCTCCAAGCCACGGCCAGAGGAATTGCAAGGAGTGCGCTTCCACGCTTTCGTCTCCTACAGCCAGCGGAACTCTGATTGGGTAAAAGGTCAACTCTTGCCCAAGTTAGAGGGGGACGATCCAGGCAAGATCCAAAACGGACTCCGAGTGTGCCACCACGAGCGAGACTTCATCCCGGGGAAGACCATAGTGCACAACATCCTCCGTTCCATAGAACAAAGTCGATGCTGTGTCTTCGTGCTGTCCTCCCACTTTGTCCAGAGCGAGTGGTGTCACTATGAGCTATACTTTGCTAGCCACCAGAGGCTAACAAGAGGCCTGGACAGCATCATCCTCATTCTGCTAGAGCCACTGCCCCCTTATCTCATCCCATCCAAGTACCACCACCTGAAGGCAATGATGGCCAGACGTACCTACTTAGAATGGCCGCAGGACAAGGCCAAACAGAGACTGTTCTGGGCAAATCTGAGGGCAGTGCTGCAGGCAGATCTCCCTACGTCTCttgagagaggaggaagagaatgA
- the ints10 gene encoding integrator complex subunit 10 isoform X2, producing the protein MSAQGDCDFLVKRARELVTEDPWAAKAWLITARTLYPTDFSIQYEMYIIERNAERTASAGRLLYDIFINFPDQPVVWREITVITAALRNDSQDKHAQFLKGVFETLPGAVQCQMLLKATEQCFNTLEKAEMLLLLLKRFPESVVQHGVSLGESLLEAENVEDLDTPVNCFRKLFVCDVLPLIINNMEMRLPASLLHKYMHKAAEFYIGYVTRGPSADAQLQTSPEVTGLKSPGMGRGQRYVIDGLSEKSSVVTEPWERLLEIVSVVGARCEWQGEKGSRTYSELLQRVKELCRYLPGLEGETLSRCCSQIVTCSTLVLFRSAHFYISTVQPSLFQGHSALGLAPWVLLEDLSGVFSDIEVERSSGKHAHKKRKLADGREKTMSSDDEDALGKGRGRHIQVNKTEMPGWAETLEHFRTARESWDLLHSHDALESEFNKICVTWKTESWLWFRIFLTDMIIYQGQYRKALSSLVQMSALQPQQNQNSLAAASNLETHRALIQQASCHYALGEHRLACEKVLEVVSGLVPQNQEPTKPSEEQGRVRNKARKGNDLRLIPCTSKDVLPFCLQLMLACFKLRAFSDSSRDDLALGHVIVLLQHDWPQGEVLFLKAVDKICDHGSFQYENFFNYVTNIDMLEEFAYLRTTEGGRVQLELLPNQGMLIKHHTVTRGITKGVKEDFRLAMERQVSRCGENLLSVLHRFCINEKIILIQSLP; encoded by the exons ATGTCCGCGCAGGGCGACTGCGATTTCTTAGTGAAACGGGCTCGTGAGCTCGTGACTGAGGACCCGTGGGCTGCTAAAGCCTGGCTGATCACCGCGCGGACCCTCTACCCCACCGATTTCAGCATACAG TATGAGATGTACATCATCGAGCGCAATGCGGAGAGGACCGCCTCGGCGGGCAGACTGCTCTACGACAT ATTCATCAATTTCCCCGATCAGCCGGTGGTGTGGCGGGAGATCACGGTAATCACGGCAGCTCTTCGGAACGACAGCCAGGATAAACACGCCCAGTTCCTCAAAG gtgtgttcgAGACGCTCCCAGGTGCAGTGCAGTGCCAGATGCTGCTGAAGGCCACTGAGCAGTGCTTCAACACTCTGGAGAAAGCCGAgatgcttctgctgctgctgaagagGTTCCCTGAGTCTGTAGTACAACATGGG GTCAGTTTAGGAGAGTCCCTGCTGGAGGCGGAGAACGTGGAGGACTTGGACACACCTGTCAACTGTTTCAGGAAGCTGTTTG TGTGTGATGTTCTGCCGCTGATCATCAACAACATGGAGATGCGTCTTCCGGCCAGTCTGCTGCATAAGTACATGCACAAAGCTGCTGAGTTTTACATCGGCTACGTTACACGAGGCCCCAGTGCAGACGCTCAGCTACAGA CGTCTCCGGAGGTGACCGGGCTTAAGTCTCCGGGGATGGGGCGGGGCCAGCGGTATGTGATTGATGGCCTGTCTGAGAAATCGTCAGTGGTGACCGAGCCGTGGGAGAGGCTGCTGGAGATTGTGAGTGTGGTCGGGGCACGGTGTGAGTggcagggagagaaagggagcag GACGTACTCGGAGCTGCTGCAGCGGGTGAAGGAGTTGTGCCGGTATTTGCCCGGACTGGAGGGGGAGACTCTGTCCCGCTGCTGCAGCCAGATCGTCACCTGTTCCACCCTGGTGCTGTTCCGCAGTGCCCACTTCTACATCTCTACAGTTCAGCCCTCGCTCTTTCAgg GTCATAGCGCTCTAGGTTTGGCTCCGTGGGTTCTGCTGGAGGATCTGTCGGGCGTCTTTAGCGACATAGAGGTGGAGAGGTCGAGTGGGAAGCATGCGCACAAGAAACGCAAGCTTGCTGATGGACGAGAGAAAACCATG AGTTCTGATGATGAGGATGCTCTGGGTAAGGGACGAGGAAGACACATTCAGGTGAATAAGACTGAAATGCCGGGTTGGGCGGAGACGTTAGAGCATTTCAGAACAGCAAGAGAGAGCTGGGACCTCCTACACTCCCACGATGCTCTGGAATcag AGTTCAATAAAATCTGCGTCACATGGAAGACCGAGAGCTGGCTGTGGTTCCGGATATTCCTTACCGACATGATCATATATCAG gGTCAGTATAGAAAAGCCCTGTCCAGTCTGGTGCAGATGTCTGCTCTGCAGCCCCAACAGAACCAGAACTCTCTCGCAGCAGCGTCCAACCTGGAGACACACAGAGCCTTAATACAGCAGGCATCCTGCCACTATGCACTAGGGGAGCACAGG CTGGCGTGTGAAAAGGTATTGGAGGTCGTCAGTGGTCTGGTGCCTCAGAACCAAGAGCCAACAAAGCCCAGTGAGGAGCAGGGAAGAGTCCGGAACAAGGCCAGGAAAG GCAATGACCTGAGGCTCATTCCGTGCACCAGCAAAGACGTCCTGCCCTTCTGTTTGCAGCTGATGCTGGCCTGCTTCAAg TTACGGGCGTTCTCAGACAGTAGCAGAGATGACCTGGCTCTGGGTCACGTGATCGTTCTCCTGCAGCACGATTGGCCACAGGGGGAGGTTTTGTTCCTGAAGGCTGTGGACAAAATTTGCGACCATGGGAGTTTTCAGTATGAGAATTTCTTCAACTACGTCACCA ACATCGACATGTTGGAGGAGTTTGCATATCTCCGTACAACCGAAGGGGGGCGTGTCCAACTGGAGTTGCTGCCCAATCAAGGGATGCTAATTAA GCATCACACCGTGACCCGCGGCATCACCAAGGGGGTGAAGGAAGATTTCCGCTTAGCGATGGAGAGGCAGGTGTCTCGCTGTGGGGAAAACCTGCTCAGTGTGCTGCATCGCTTCTGCATCAACGAGAAGATCATACTCATCCAGTCGTTACCTTAA